The genomic window CTTTTTTTGCTTATGGTCAATTTGAATTTATCTTATGGTAAATTTGACTACAAGTGTAAAACAAATTTTCTATATTAACAAAATATTAGGGTTATTTTTTTTTGATTCTGATTAATCATAATCCATTTTTATTAATGTTGTAAAATCTGAAGCAGAATTGAAATAAAAAATATAGAAAAATCAAGGATTTATAAAATTGACAATCAGTCGTTTAAGAAATTATCTGAATTAAAGAGCTTTTCTTACTTATTTATAAAAGACTGATTATCAAATTTTTGTTTCGTTAAAAAAAATATAAGGCTTTCAAAAAGGCTAATAATCATTTTATTTATTTAATTTGTCAAAATTTATCTCATATATGGTTGAAAATGTAGACGACAAAACTGCCCAAAAAAACGAAAACAGCGCGATGAATGCCATCACGATTGACTGTGTTATTTTTGGTTTTGACAAAGGCAGTCTTGAGGTACTTTTGGTGCAGCACGCTGAAGGTATCAGTAAAGGAAAATGGGGACTTCCGGGTGGATGGATTTATAAAAAAGAAAGCACAGACAATGCGGCTCACCGCTTATTGAATGAGCTTACTGGTCTTGATAATATTTATTTGGAACAGCTGAAAGCATTTGGAGATCCAGATCGTTTTCCGCTTCGACGTGTTATCACAATCGGATATTATGCTCTTGTAAAAAGAGAAGATTATAACATTAAAGCAGGTTTTACAGCTTCAGATGCCCAATGGTATAAAATTGATAGTATTCCGAATTTGATTTATGACCATAATGAGATTTTAGAGTATAGCATCAAACATCTTAGAAATAAAGTTCGCCAAACACCAATCGGATTCAATCTACTTCCCGAAAAATTTACCTTATTGCAGTTAATGCAACTGTATGAAGAAATTTTAGGAATCGAAATGGACAAGCCCAACTTTAGAAGAAAAATTCTACACATGAAACTGCTGGTTGCTTTAGACGAAAAACAACAAGATGTATCGCACAGAGCGGCTCAACTATATAAATTTGATCCTGAAATCTATGAGAAATTAACTGAAAAAGGATTCAATTTTGAATTCTGATTTTCATTACACAACAATAACACGACAACAACAAATTGACTGAAATAACTACTAACCACCACAAACCAGCCGTAGACGGCATCACGATTGACTGTGTTTTCTTCGGATTTAACAAAGAAAGTCTCGAAGTGCTCTTGGTGCAGCACGCCGAAGGCGAAAGTAAAGGCAAATGGGGACTTCTCGGCGGATGGCTTCAAATAGACGAAAGTGCAGATAATGCTGCCCAACGCATTTTACAAGAACTTACTGGTCTTGAAAACATCTATTTGGAACAGTTAAAAGCCTTTACAGATCCGCAGCGTGTTCTGGAAAGACGCGTGGTTACTATTGGTTATTATACTTTGGTCAATAGAGAAGATTATAATATTAAAGCCAGCTTAAAGGTTTTTGAAGCAAAATGGTTTAAGATAAATGAAATTCCTGAGCTGATTTTTGACCACAATGAAATTTTAAATTTCAGTTTATTACAGCTTCGAAACCGTGTGCGTCAGGCGCCAATTGGGTTTAATCTTCTTCCAGAAAAGTTTACTTTACTGCAGTTGATGCATTTGTATGAAGAAATTCTTGGAATCGAATTGGACAAATCCAATTTCAGACGAAAAATTCTTCACATGAAACTCCTGACAGAGCTGGATGAAAAGCAAAAAGACGTTTCGCATCGAGCTGCTAAACTTTATAAATTTGACGATCAGATGTACAAAAAATTAACTGAAAAAGGGTTTAATTTTGAATTTTAACGCCAATTTTAATTCACATCTTTCAACTATCTAAGATCAGCATTCCAGAATCCAAAACTTTGCGCTATCTTTGCGCCTTAATAACATGCTTTAAAGCAATTGCTTTGAGGCATATTATTCCCGAAAAAAGACTTAAAATCGATTAGAGAACCGATATATTAAAATGAAGAAGATACGTAACTTTTGCATTATTGCACACATTGACCACGGTAAAAGTACATTGGCGGACAGATTACTAGGCGCAACACAAACCGTTACAGCTCGTGAAGAAAAAGCACAATTGCTTGACAACATGGATCTGGAGCGCGAGCGTGGAATTACCATTAAGAGTCATGCCATTCAGATGGAATACAAATACAAGGGTGAAGAATATATCTTAAACTTAATTGATACTCCTGGGCACGTTGACTTTTCATACGAGGTTTCAAGATCTATCGCTGCCTGCGAAGGTGCACTTTTGATTGTTGATGCTGCTCAAAGTATTCAAGCACAAACGATTTCAAACTTATACTTAGCTCTTGAAAACGACTTGGAAATTATTCCAGTTTTAAATAAAGTCGATTTACCAAGTGCTAATCCAGAAGAAGTTAGTGATGATATTATCGATTTACTTGGTTGTAAATTAGAAGATATTATTCACGCATCGGGAAAAACTGGTTTTGGTGTTGAGAACATTCTTGCTGCTATTATCGAAAAAATTCCCGCTCCAAAAGGAGATCCAGAAGAGCCATTGCAAGCTTTGATTTTTGACTCGGTTTACAATCCGTTCCGTGGAATTGAGGTAATCTTTAGAGTTGTAAACGGTGAAATCAAAAAAGGCCAGAAAATTAAATTTATGGCTACTGACAACGAATATTTTGCTGACGAAATTGGAACTTTAAAATTAAATCAGGTTCCTAAAAATGTAGTTTCGGCAGGAGATGTTGGTTATTTGATTTCTGGTATTAAAGAAGCTCGCGAAGTAAAAGTTGGTGATACAATTACAGATGCAAAAGTTCCGACAACGAATATGGTTGCTGGTTTTGAGGATGTAAAACCAATGGTATTTGCAGGAATTTATCCTGTTGATACAGAAGATTATGAAGATTTGCGTTCTTCGATGGAAAAATTACAATTGAACGATGCTTCATTAGTATTTACTCCTGAAAGTTCTGCGGCATTAGGATTTGGTTTCCGTTGCGGATTCTTAGGAATGCTTCACATGGAAATTATCCAAGAACGTTTAGAGCGTGAGTTTGATATGACTGTAATTACTACGGTTCCTAACGTTTCGTATTTGGCTTATACTAAAAAAGAGCCAGAAAAAGCTATTGTTGTAAACAATCCTTCAGATTTACCAGAGCCTTCAAAATTGGACAGAGTTGAAGAGCCATTTATTAAAGCTACAATCATTACAAAATCTGACTTTGTCGGAAACGTAATGAGTTTATGTATCGAAAAACGTGGTTTAATTACCAACCAAACCTATTTAACTACAGAACGTGTTGAGTTAAACTTTGACATGCCTTTGGCGGAAATTGTATTTGATTTTTACGATCGTTTAAAAACTGTTTCTAAAGGTTATGCTTCTTTTGATTACTCTCCTATCGGAATGAGAACTTCAAAATTAGTTAAACTTGACGTTCTTTTGAATGCTCAAACAGTTGATGCACTTTCTGCATTGATCCACGAAGACAACGCTTACAACATCGGAAAAAAAATGACCGAGAAATTGCGTGAATTAATTCCAAGACAGCAATTCGATATTCCGATTCAAGCTGCAATTGGAGCTAAGATTATCGCTCGTGAAACCATTAAAGCACTTCGTAAAGACGTTACCGCAAAATGTTACGGTGGAGATATTTCGCGTAAGCGTAAACTTCTTGAAAAACAGAAAAAAGGTAAAAAACGTATGCGTCAAGTAGGAAACGTTGAAATTCCTCAAGAAGCATTTATGGCTGTTTTGAAATTGAATGACTAAGCTTTGTTTTTTAGAGAATAGAAGAAAGAAACAAGAATATAGATTAAACCCGATAACGAAAGTTGTTGGGTTTTTTATTTGAATATAATCCATTTCTTATCTTTTAAAATTTGTAAGTCAAAACCTATAATTTATAAAATTATTAACTTAATCGCTTGTTTTTTAACGCTTTTACAAAAACTTAAAGTTAATTTTAAGATAAAATTGTATTTTTAATCTTACAACTTTAAAACTGTAAGATTATGAAAACCAAATTTTCAATTATTTTAGCTTTATTTAGTTTTTACTTTGCAAATGCGCAACAAGAAGATCAGGTTAATTCTGAAATGAATTCTGCAAAAGGAATCACCTTTGCACATGGCGATATGTTTATTGAAGGTGCAATACAAATTAGTACGGGAGGCGATCGCGACTATTATGCTTTTAATCCCAAATTTGGATATTTTCTTAATGATAAATTTGCCGTTGGAGGACAATTGAGCTATTCTAGCAATAAAGTTGAAGCAACCGATGAAAAAACTAATATTTTTGGAATCGGTGGTTTCGCAAGATATTATGTATTGGAACTCGATAAAAAACGATTCAAAGCTTATGGAGAAGCAGGTTTAGGATATGGCAGAAATAAATACGAAAGTCCAATTACTGGTACAGATAATAGCAATAGTCTTACTGCAAATATTAATGTTGGTTTGAACTATTTTATAACTAAAAACATAGCGGTGACTTTTACTTTAGCAAACATCCTATCCTACAATAGCGTTTCTCCAGAAAACGGTCCGTCTTCAGATACTTTCCAATTAAACATCAATTTATTTGAAAACATCTTCGATCAACCAAAATTCGGATTATTGTTTAGATTTTAATTCGTTCCCACGATTATACATAAAAGCTGTTCTAGTTTAGAACAGCTTTTTTTATTCTCTTTACTTTTTTCATTTGTATCTTTGAATCTTTGCACCTGCAAAAAAGCATAGAAACTTAGCAACTCAGAACCTTAGAATCTTAAAAAAATGCTCGACGAAACCCCAAAACGATTTGACCGAATTGTAGCTATTCTTATCCAATTGCAATCTAAAAAAATTGTAAAAGCACAAGAATTGGCCGATCGTTTTGAATGCAGTTTAAGAACAATTTATCGAGACATTCGAACTTTGGAAGCTTCAGGAGTTCCTATTTATAGTGAAGCTGGTGTTGGCTACGCACTAATGGATGGTTATCGTCTTCCGCCTGTTATGTTTACGCGCGAAGAAGTAAGCAGTTTTATTGCGGCCGAAAAATTAATGCAGAAGTTTACTGACCCTTCTTTGGGAACACATTATGCCTCGGCGATGTACAAACTGAAAGCGGTTTTGAGAAGCAACGACAAAGATTATCTTTCGAACATCGAATCTAGAATTGTCATGCAAGATGCAGAACCGATGTTTAATGATAATTCGCCAAATACTTTGGCCGTTCTTTTTGAAGGAATTGCAGAGAAAAAACAAATTCTTCTAACCTATAAAACTTTTGAAAAAGACGAAATCACTGAACGTAATCTTGAACCTGTAGGAGTTTTTCATGACAATAATAATTGGTATTTTCTGGGTTATTGCCATCTTAGAAAAGATTACCGCCAGTTTAGAACCGACAGAATTCAGGGAATTAAAAAAACAGATGTTGATTTCACAATCGAACATGATGCTCTGGAAACCTATTTAACTAAAACAGAAACTCATCCAACAACAAAAGTTCGCATTTTAATTGACCGAAAAATAGCGAGATATTTAGCAACCGAAAGAAAATATCATGGTTTTATTTCGCAGAAAGAGGTTGGTGAAAAAATCGAAATGACTTTTATGTCTAGAGATATTAATAACGCTTTTCCGAGATGGTTTTTGATGTTTGGAGATTATGCAGAAATTCTCGAACCTGAAATATTAAAAACCAATGTCCTCCAATTATTGGAAATCAATAGAAAAAGACTTTTATAAAAAAACTCCTGAGAGCAGTATCTCAGGAGTTTTTTCATTTATTTCTGTTTTATAACATTATAAAAATTGTAATCGGTGTTGGAAGCATCTGTAATTCCGATATTTCGTCCCATGGTTACAATCTGTCCTCTATGATAAGTGCCATGATTGATAACTTGAATTAAATATTCTGAAATTGGCAGTTCGCATTCAAACCACGGATTCGTAATTTTAACTTCTTTCATCAAATCTTCTTCTGACAACGAGTTGATAAGGTGTTTCAATCTTGTAGATGAATTAAGCAATCCTTCAAATATTTCTTCTTTTGACAATTCGCTTTCTGGCTTCTTTACTGTCATTTCATTTTCAGAAATTACAGAAAACCAATATTCTTCTGTAGACCAAATGTGGTCTAACGTTTTTATAATAGTAGAAAAACTCGATTGAACTTCTGCATAAAGCAATTCATCAGCTTTTGGCGAAAGCCAGTTTACAAATTGCTGGTTTACCCATAAATTATAATCTGCAAAATTGGACATTATCTTTTTTAAACTCATAGTCTTAGTTTTAGATTTCTGATATTAAGTTAGTAAAAAATTATCAATTATCTTTCCCAGAAAAATGGTGGTTCGATATTTAATGCTCTTAAATACACATAAGCTTGTCCGCGATGGTGTACTTCATTGTCGATAAAATATAAGATATTCTGAATTACAGGAAATTCATATTGTCCAAAAAGGTTAAAGGTCTCACTAAAATCTTCAACCGATAATTGCTGCCAATATTTATCAATTTCTACAGTAGCTTCATCCCATTTTTCAAGATATTGCGCTTTAAAAATTAGTTTTTCAGTTCCTTCTGAGAATGGTGCAGTTTCTTTTGTTACAATTCCTTTTAGGCCTGGAACTGCAATAGCCAAAAGCTCATCTACTAATTTTGAAAAAGTTCTCATGCCGCCAATTGAAAATTCGAAGAAATCTTTCTCTGGGAAAACCTCAATTAAACGACGTGTAAGTGCTCTGTGTCCTTGCCAGTGTTTCAATAAATCTTCTGAAGTAATAACTTGTGCTTCTAATGTTTTCATGGTTTTAAAGTTTAAATATTTTTAATACTTCAAAAGTAAAATGGGCTGGTGACAACAGTTTGTCAGCAGCAAAAAATAATTTTTAAAAAATATTCTTCAACACGTTTTAGACGCACTGCAGTGCGTCTAAAACATCGGAAATCTACACGCAATTGTATACACGAGTGAAACGCACTGCAGTTCGTCTCTACAGAATAAAAAAACTTAGAACCTTAGTAAAAACACACCGCCATAGAGATACTGCGCTAATTTATTTTTTTGAATTGCCTCCAGCTTTAGCTGGGGGAAATAAATGATTATCAAAAGAGGCTTTAGCCAAAACTTTAATGTTCGGCTAAAGCCTTTTATATTCGAATTAAGCTGACCTCCAGCTAAAGCAGGAGGCAATTGATTTTTTAGACAGCAATATAAATCTGCTACAAAAAAACTTAGAACCTTAGTATCTCAGAATCTTAGCATCTTTAAAAAAATCCTTTGTACCTTTGCACCTTAATAACTTTGGAACTTAACAGAAATGATTGAAGATAAAAATCAGCAGAGAACTAGTATAGCTCAATTGGGCGAATTCGGCTTAATTGACCATTTAACCAAAAATTTTGATGTTACTCAGGAATCGACTTTAAAAAGTATTGGCGATGATGCTGCTGTTCTTGATTTTAAAGACAAAAAAGTAGTAGTTTCAACCGATTTATTAATTGAAGGCGTTCATTTTGATTTGGCTTACATGCCTTTAAAACATTTAGGATACAAAGCCGTTGTAGTAAACGTTTCTGACATTTGCGCAATGAATGCAAAACCGACTCAAATTACAGTTTCGGTTGCCGTTTCTAATCGTTTTCCACTTGAAGCTTTAGAAGAATTGTTTGCAGGAATTACACATGCTGCAAAAGAATATAAAGTGGATGTTATTGGCGGAGACACAACCTCATCTCAAAAAGGATTAATTATCAGCATCACTGCCATTGGAGAAGCTGACGAAAATGAATTGGTTTACAGAAACGGAGCCAAACAAACCGATTTATTAGTTGTAACGGGAGATCTTGGTGCAGCTTATATGGGATTGCAGGTTTTGGAACGCGAAAAACAAGTTTTTCAGGTTAACCCAAACAATCAGCCAGATTTAGATCCTTATACTTATTTGGTAGAACGCCAATTGAAACCTGAAGCACGAAAAGATATTCGCACCCTACTTCATGCTTTAGACATAAAACCAACCGCAATGATCGATATTTCAGACGGATTGTCTTCTGAAATTATTCATATCTGTAAGCAATCAAAAGTAGGCTGTAATTTGTATGAAGATAAATTGCCATTAGATCCGCAATTTATTTCTACTTGCGAAGAATTTAATATCGACAGCACGACGGTTGCTATAAATGGCGGTGAAGATTACGAGCTTTTATTTACAATTGACATTAATGATTTCGACAAAATAAAAGGAAATCCGAATTTCTCTGTTATTGGACATATGGCGGAAGAAAATGAAGGAATCCATCTTGTAACCCGTGCCAACACAAAAATTGCCTTAAAAGCCCGCGGATGGGATGCCCTTAGCGAATAAATTTTAGAAAATTCCAATAATAAAAAATTCCAAATTCCAATGCTAGGTTATTATTGGAATTTGGAATTTTTTATTTCGCTTTTTTTATTGGAATTTAGAATTTCAACATTGGGATTTTTTCCCTAAAAAAGTCCTTTACTTTTTGCTTCTTTAATTAAATCGCGATCAGAACCACTTTTTATTTTTAGCAATTCCATTAAATGCTTTTTTCGTTTCACTATCGCATTTAAGGAAATCGGGATATTCTCCAGCATTTCATGAATTGGAGTTCCCCTATCTAAATGAATTAAAATCTGTTTATCGTACTGATCTATTTCAATTGCATTATGCGTCGATTGATTGAGCATTTTTACGACCGATTGACTATAATACTTTTCATTTTTCATTACCATATCAAAAGCCAAGAGCAATTCGTCAAAAGTAAGGTCATTTTTAATGATTAATCCATTAGGCTGAATTGTCCTCATAATGGTTTTAATTTTCAGCAATTCGGTATACATTGTCAAAAGAATGATCTTACAAGAAGGCATTTTTTTCAAAAGCAATTTTGCCAGATCTTCACCCGAAAAAATCTCTTTTTCCTCATAAGGAGGCATACTGATATCCAAAAAAGCAATATCAAAATCTAATGCGTTATTGTTTTCAATTATATCATAACCTGATCTGCAATCATGCGCTTGAGAAATAAAAAACTCATATTGTTTTGGATTATAACGAGTTATAGCATTTTTATATCCTTCAATAATAAATGGATGGTCATCTACTATTAAAATATTCTTTTTAACTAATTGTGGAACCGAGGCTGTTAAATCAAATGTCATTATGCAGGTTATTATTTGGCTCTATTGGGACTTTTATGGTGAGAATTGTTCCTTCTCCTTTGGCAGATTTTATGGTAACTGTTCCCTTACATTCTGTTGCTCTATATTCTATATTATTAAGACCAATTCCGTTTTTAGTTTTATTGGTCTTAAATCCAATTCCATCGTCTTCGATGATTAAGACTAGACTATCATTTTCATTTTTAAACTCCACTTTAATAATGTCGGCCTTGGCATATTTGTTACAATTTTGGAGTCCTTCCTGAACAATTCTATACAAATTGATTTTTTCAATATTACTTATCAAATCCCATTTAATTTCAGGATCAAAAACAGTAATCAATTTCGAGCTATACGTATTTCTCTGATCTTCAAATAGTTTATTCAAAATCGAAACAAAATTATTAATTAATTCCGATTTTTCTCTATTTAAGTCATGCGAAATTTCTCGAATATCCTGCTCAACATTTTTCAATTCGTCAAGATATTTTTTTCTCTTAGCAATAGCTTCAGATTCATTTAACTTATCCAAGCTGTCCAAACTTATCCGAATACCAAACATACGCCCTAAAACACCATCATGCAATTCCTGAGCAACTTTCTTCTTTTCTTTTATTCGCGTAAGTTCAATTTCGTTCTGTTGTGAAATCATCAAATTGTAAATATCTTCGTTTGCAATCTGCTGCTGCTGTTTAAAAAGAAGCTCACGGTTTTTGGCTTGCTGTGTTTTATAAACATAAAAAAACAACCCTAGCAATGTACAAATACTAAATACATAAATCAAGGTTTTATTTTTTTCCTCAAGATTGGAGTTCTGATCTTTAATTTCGTTGGTTTCGTACTCGATACGAGAGAATTTTTCTCCCATTTTGCGTTCTGCTTTTAGCATTTGGTCATTAAGCTTAATATACTCTCGAGAATATTTTGATGCATTTTCTGGATCAATAAGCGCTATTTGTTTAAGTACATCTAATGTATTAGCTATTTGATTAGATTTTCTTGACAAAACCAAAGCCTGATTACAATATTCAATAGCAACAAGAGTATCTTTTTTGTAAGCAAAATATTCAGACAAATGTAATTTACTTAACACGACTCCCGATTTAAGCTCAAGTGTATCTCGTATTTTTAGTGCATTATCAAACTGAACAAATAGATTTCCTGTTTCTCTTAATCTAAATTTAGAATAGGCCAAATTATCTAAAATAATGGCGTACAACTCCTTATTCTGTCTATATAAATTCTCTTCATCTAATGCTTTTTGAAAATAAATTTTTGCATTCCTATAATCCCCTTTTTTTAAGTTAACATAACCAATATTATTTAGAGATGTTGCTTTCAATTGAAATTCTGTAGGAATGGATTTATCATCTAATATATTTAAAGCATTATAATGAAACTCAAAGGCCTTTTGATATTCTTCACGCTCATTATATAAAAGTCCTAATAAATTATAACAATCGTAAAGCAGATCATTTACATTTTTCTCCTGTTTTAAAATTCGTAATGCTTTAAAAACACTAATTTCACTTTCAAAATAATCTCCTCCGTTAAACTGAAGATTTCCTTTATTCAAAAATATCTTCGCTAAATTAATTTTGTCGTTTATTTTTAAATATATTTTTTCTGCTTTGAAATAGTTCAAAAAAGCACTGTCAGATATTGATTTAGAGACATAGTAGTCTCCCAAATAACTATAAGCTTTTGCCATATTAACAGAGTCCTTAGAATCTATAGATCTTTCCAAAATTAGTTTGGTAGTTAGAAAATATTCCTTCCAACCACTCATGTTATAATATCTGTTAGCAACTTTAAAAAGATTTACTTTATTGATAGAGTCATCTTTTTGATCTAAAATTATTTCAAGAGCTTTCTTATTGTAGTTTTTTTTATATTCCAAGGAAAGATTCACATCCTTAGCCTTAGACAGGTAAATAGCAAGACTATCTTTTTGCAAGTCTATATTTTTAGAATCTTTGTTATTGACACAACTCAAAACAAAGCAAAAGAGGAATAATATTATACAATTTTTTTTCAATATCGCTTAAGAGTTTTACCAAAAATAGTAAAACTATAGACACAAAAAAAAGGCTGTCCAATAATGGACAGCCTTTTTTTTGCTTATATCTATTTTTCTTAATCTAATTTTACAATTACTCTTTTAAATTGGCTATCTGCTGCAAAGCTGCTTAAATGCTTAGAATTTATTTTTGATTTATTTTCTAATGAGGCAAAATCAACTTTTTGTCTTCCCCCATTTGTAGCACCGCCACCTAAAACAGGAGGATTAATCTCCGCCATTGAAGCTGATAATTTATTAGAAACTTCTGGAGCTACAAAAGAAGTTGCTACTACTACTAAAGAAAATAATCCGATTGTTAAAGCTGTTTTTTTCATGACCTGAGGTTTTAATGTTTGTTTAATTTTTTTGGAGAAGATCCGCCGTTTGCTTGCGAATCAGAGTGTAAAACTAACACCAGGTTGAAAAAAAATTTATATGAAAAATTAGGTTTGTGGTAGATCGTACCCAATTGATAGTCAATGGATAGCAAATTCATGTAATTGTCTAATTTTTAGACTTCTAGGTAATTTCCTGCTGCAAAATCGGCAATTATCTGCTCAACATTTGCTCTATAAGTTTTAGAAAAAGGAATTTTTTTTGTGGAATTTTTTATGTAACAGATTGAGTTTCCGCTATGAATCCTCGAAATATAATTTCGATTTATCACATAACTATTATGAATACGGATAAAAGGATACGTCAAAACACTTTCAAAATGCTTTAATGTTTTAAACGCAGTAATCATTTCGCCAGTATTCAAATAAATATCTGTAGAGTTATTATCGGCTTGAAAGTAACAGATATCCGCAGCATTTAAATACCGATAATCTCCATACGATTTTATACAGATCGTTAATGGTTTTTCAATATTTTGGGGTATTGTAACATTATTGACATTGTCAATTACAATTGAAGTCTGCTCATCTATTGCATTTGCTGTTTTTGGGGCTAAATTGGCTTTTTTAAGCTTCAAAACAGTTTTCAGCAGATAAATATGTGCAATGGGCTTTAAAAGATAATCAAATACGCCATATTGAATAGCATCGAAAGCTTTCTCTTTTGTATTTGTAGTAATTATAATTTTGGGAATTTCCTGAAAGAAACGGTGCAATTCGCTTATAAAAGTCAAAGACAAATGACTTGACGGGTTTTTGGATTCGATTTCTAGAAAAATCAAATCTGGTTTGTGTTCTAAAACCAATTCTAAACCTTCCTGAAAATTTGAAGCCGAAGCCGTAAAAGATAATTCTGAAAAACCTGAAGCGGCTGTTTGGGTTTTCAAAATACTCTCAGCATCATCATCAATTATAATATACGAATACTTTTTCAATTTCAGGTTTTATTGGTTTTCTCACGGCGCAATCATAATCAAAAAAATATTCTTAATTGCTATGTAAAGAAAAAAAATTGGTCTTTATCGTAATACAAATTTAAAATTACGCAATTAAAAAATCTAAGCGATTCATTGTTAACATATTACAGGCAAATGTTAATACATAAGGATGAAATGCACAAAAAGCCGATAAAATACCAGCTTTTTAAAATCAAAAATCCCAAACTCCTTTACGGAATTTGGGATTTCTATAATAGACTGTAAAGATTACATTTTCATTAACCAGTTTTTCATCGAAACTTCGTTTTCGATAATACCTCTTAATTCAGCAATTTTTACACGATCTTGTTTCATTGTATCTCTGTGACGAATTGTTACTGTTTCGTCTTCAAGCGTTTGGTGATCTACTGTAATACAGAAAGGCGTTCCTAAAGCATCTTGTCTTCTGTAACGACGTCCTACAGCATCTTTTTCATCATAAGCCACATTGAAATCCCATTTCAAATCTTCAATGATTTTTCTTGAAACTTCTGGTAAGCCATCTTTTTTAACCAATGGCAATACTGCTGCTTTAGTTGGCGCTAAAACTGCTGGCAATTTTAAAACTGTTCTTGTAGAACCG from Flavobacterium sp. KACC 22763 includes these protein-coding regions:
- a CDS encoding response regulator; this translates as MTFDLTASVPQLVKKNILIVDDHPFIIEGYKNAITRYNPKQYEFFISQAHDCRSGYDIIENNNALDFDIAFLDISMPPYEEKEIFSGEDLAKLLLKKMPSCKIILLTMYTELLKIKTIMRTIQPNGLIIKNDLTFDELLLAFDMVMKNEKYYSQSVVKMLNQSTHNAIEIDQYDKQILIHLDRGTPIHEMLENIPISLNAIVKRKKHLMELLKIKSGSDRDLIKEAKSKGLF
- a CDS encoding LytR/AlgR family response regulator transcription factor, which translates into the protein MKKYSYIIIDDDAESILKTQTAASGFSELSFTASASNFQEGLELVLEHKPDLIFLEIESKNPSSHLSLTFISELHRFFQEIPKIIITTNTKEKAFDAIQYGVFDYLLKPIAHIYLLKTVLKLKKANLAPKTANAIDEQTSIVIDNVNNVTIPQNIEKPLTICIKSYGDYRYLNAADICYFQADNNSTDIYLNTGEMITAFKTLKHFESVLTYPFIRIHNSYVINRNYISRIHSGNSICYIKNSTKKIPFSKTYRANVEQIIADFAAGNYLEV
- a CDS encoding ATP-binding protein → MKKNCIILFLFCFVLSCVNNKDSKNIDLQKDSLAIYLSKAKDVNLSLEYKKNYNKKALEIILDQKDDSINKVNLFKVANRYYNMSGWKEYFLTTKLILERSIDSKDSVNMAKAYSYLGDYYVSKSISDSAFLNYFKAEKIYLKINDKINLAKIFLNKGNLQFNGGDYFESEISVFKALRILKQEKNVNDLLYDCYNLLGLLYNEREEYQKAFEFHYNALNILDDKSIPTEFQLKATSLNNIGYVNLKKGDYRNAKIYFQKALDEENLYRQNKELYAIILDNLAYSKFRLRETGNLFVQFDNALKIRDTLELKSGVVLSKLHLSEYFAYKKDTLVAIEYCNQALVLSRKSNQIANTLDVLKQIALIDPENASKYSREYIKLNDQMLKAERKMGEKFSRIEYETNEIKDQNSNLEEKNKTLIYVFSICTLLGLFFYVYKTQQAKNRELLFKQQQQIANEDIYNLMISQQNEIELTRIKEKKKVAQELHDGVLGRMFGIRISLDSLDKLNESEAIAKRKKYLDELKNVEQDIREISHDLNREKSELINNFVSILNKLFEDQRNTYSSKLITVFDPEIKWDLISNIEKINLYRIVQEGLQNCNKYAKADIIKVEFKNENDSLVLIIEDDGIGFKTNKTKNGIGLNNIEYRATECKGTVTIKSAKGEGTILTIKVPIEPNNNLHNDI